A single genomic interval of Asinibacterium sp. OR53 harbors:
- the pgi gene encoding glucose-6-phosphate isomerase, translating into MLPRINPTNTQAWFLLKKHHEEEMSRRHMKDLFAADPERFQRFSLVFEETLFDYSKNIINQKTLQLLLQLAEDCKLKDAIHDMFAGLKINETEHRSVLHTALRNFSDTPILVDGKDIMPHVQRVLNHMKICCEEVHSGKWKGYTGKKIRYIVNIGIGGSDLGPVMVTEALRPYWKKDIETYFVSNVDGTHIAETLKKVTPEETLFLVASKTFTTQETMTNAHTARDWFVKHAKDQAHVAKHFVALSTNEKEVTAFGIDKANMFEFWDWVGGRYSLWSAIGLSIALTIGYEHFEALLKGAAAVDEHFRKEKFDKNIPVLMALIGIWYTNFFGAQSEAILPYDQYLHRFAAYLQQGNMESNGKSIDRSGHPVNYATGPVIWGEPGTNGQHAFYQLIHQGTLMIPCDFIAPAISHNPTGDHHTKLLSNFFAQTEALMNGKTENQVRAELEKADKSKEEIKRLLPFKVFEGNKPTNSFLLKEITPHSLGSLIAFYEHKIFVQGVIWNIFSFDQWGVELGKQLANQLLPELTDDAAVATHDSSTNGLVNAYKQFRKN; encoded by the coding sequence ATGTTACCGAGAATCAATCCAACGAATACCCAGGCATGGTTTTTATTGAAGAAACACCACGAAGAAGAAATGAGCCGCCGTCACATGAAAGACCTTTTTGCGGCCGATCCCGAGCGTTTCCAGCGCTTCTCCCTCGTATTTGAAGAAACACTGTTCGATTATTCCAAGAATATCATCAACCAGAAAACCTTACAGTTGTTGTTGCAACTGGCGGAAGACTGCAAGCTGAAAGATGCGATCCACGATATGTTCGCCGGTCTGAAGATCAATGAAACGGAACACCGTTCGGTATTGCATACCGCGCTGCGTAATTTTTCCGATACCCCTATATTGGTAGATGGCAAAGACATCATGCCCCATGTGCAACGGGTACTCAACCACATGAAAATATGCTGCGAGGAAGTGCACAGCGGTAAATGGAAAGGATATACCGGCAAAAAGATCCGTTACATTGTCAATATCGGCATCGGCGGCAGCGACCTGGGGCCGGTAATGGTAACGGAAGCGCTCCGTCCCTATTGGAAAAAAGACATTGAAACTTATTTTGTGAGCAATGTCGATGGAACGCATATCGCTGAAACACTGAAAAAAGTAACGCCTGAAGAAACACTTTTCCTGGTGGCTTCCAAAACCTTCACCACGCAGGAAACCATGACCAATGCGCACACGGCGCGTGACTGGTTTGTGAAGCACGCAAAAGACCAGGCGCATGTGGCCAAACATTTCGTGGCGCTCAGCACCAATGAAAAAGAAGTAACGGCATTTGGTATCGACAAAGCCAATATGTTTGAATTCTGGGACTGGGTAGGCGGCCGGTATTCTCTGTGGAGCGCTATCGGCTTGTCTATTGCACTCACCATCGGATATGAACATTTTGAAGCGCTCCTGAAAGGTGCGGCAGCAGTGGATGAACATTTCCGCAAAGAGAAATTTGATAAGAATATACCCGTGTTGATGGCGCTTATCGGTATCTGGTACACCAATTTCTTTGGTGCGCAAAGTGAAGCCATTCTCCCCTACGATCAATACTTACATCGTTTTGCGGCTTACCTGCAACAAGGCAATATGGAAAGCAACGGTAAAAGCATTGACCGCAGCGGGCACCCGGTTAATTATGCAACCGGACCGGTGATCTGGGGCGAGCCGGGCACCAACGGACAACACGCTTTTTACCAACTGATCCACCAGGGCACATTGATGATCCCCTGCGATTTTATTGCACCGGCTATCAGCCACAATCCTACAGGCGATCATCATACCAAACTGTTGTCTAATTTCTTTGCGCAAACAGAAGCGCTCATGAATGGCAAAACAGAGAACCAGGTAAGAGCGGAGTTAGAGAAAGCCGATAAGAGTAAAGAAGAGATCAAGCGGCTGCTGCCCTTTAAAGTATTCGAAGGCAATAAGCCTACCAATTCATTCCTGTTAAAAGAGATCACACCGCATTCATTGGGAAGTTTGATTGCGTTTTATGAGCATAAGATATTTGTGCAGGGCGTGATCTGGAATATTTTCAGCTTCGATCAATGGGGCGTGGAACTGGGTAAACAACTGGCCAATCAATTACTGCCCGAATTAACCGATGATGCAGCAGTGGCTACGCACGACTCATCCACGAACGGATTGGTCAATGCCTATAAGCAGTTCAGGAAAAACTGA
- a CDS encoding DUF3276 family protein — protein MSYENNEKKMESVYSTRIRAGKRRTYFFDVRATRGNDYFLTITESRKRFDNNGYDRHKIFLYKEDFNKFIKALNEAVDYVKTELMPDFDFDAFNHEYNDAEGEVVEVAEETAVVSEQPVTAPVAAAATPIVDAVAASNTASEEVDKW, from the coding sequence GTGTCGTACGAGAACAACGAAAAAAAAATGGAAAGTGTGTACAGCACACGTATCAGGGCAGGCAAAAGGAGGACGTATTTTTTTGATGTAAGGGCAACACGCGGTAATGATTATTTCCTGACCATTACAGAAAGCCGGAAACGCTTTGACAACAACGGGTACGACAGGCACAAGATCTTCCTGTACAAAGAAGACTTCAACAAGTTCATCAAGGCACTGAACGAAGCCGTAGATTATGTAAAGACAGAACTGATGCCTGATTTTGATTTTGACGCTTTTAACCATGAATACAACGATGCCGAGGGTGAAGTAGTAGAAGTTGCGGAAGAAACCGCTGTAGTAAGCGAGCAACCAGTAACTGCTCCCGTTGCCGCAGCTGCTACTCCCATTGTTGATGCGGTAGCCGCATCCAACACCGCTTCGGAAGAAGTAGACAAATGGTAA
- a CDS encoding TolC family protein → MIRKIHITKPVYLLCILACLYLPGKAQQSQQDATLLQNASLDNVVQYALKHQPSFQQSLIDEEIVETTIRNKLSAWYPQLNLNYSLQHNFQVPTSVIGGNPIRLGVNNTSAAQFTVSQNLFNRDALLAFRSKSDVRTQARQHTGIDKISVISNVSKAFYDVLATMQQIKVSDENIARLESSIQIATNQYKAGLTDKTDYKRATISLNNSKATRAANLVVLKAKSAYLKTLMGCPDSVDLHIAYDTLQLEKDAVLDTLQLPDYTRRAEYQFLQTQKKLWSANLQYEKWSYLPTIALNGAYNMNFQDNDFAKLYNMNFPSSFAALTITLPIFQGGKRKANIDQAGWQLKKTDWDIINLKNAVNAQYAQAMAGYKTNLANYQALKENLALAKEVYGIIELQYKSGVKTYLEVITAETDLRTSEINYYNALYQVLASKIDVQVALGQIVY, encoded by the coding sequence ATGATTCGAAAGATCCATATCACTAAACCCGTTTACCTCCTCTGCATCCTTGCTTGTTTGTATTTACCCGGAAAAGCGCAACAGTCGCAGCAGGATGCCACTTTATTACAGAACGCCAGCCTGGACAATGTTGTGCAGTATGCTTTGAAGCACCAGCCTTCTTTTCAACAGTCGCTTATCGATGAAGAGATCGTTGAAACCACCATCCGCAACAAACTATCGGCCTGGTACCCACAACTGAATTTGAACTATAGCCTGCAACACAATTTCCAGGTGCCAACAAGTGTCATTGGCGGAAACCCCATCAGGCTGGGCGTTAACAATACTTCTGCTGCACAATTCACTGTATCCCAGAACCTTTTCAACCGCGATGCATTGCTGGCTTTCCGCAGCAAGAGCGATGTTCGTACGCAGGCACGTCAGCATACCGGTATCGACAAGATCAGTGTGATCTCCAACGTGTCGAAAGCCTTTTACGATGTGCTGGCTACCATGCAACAGATCAAAGTATCGGATGAAAATATTGCGCGGCTGGAAAGCAGTATACAGATAGCAACCAACCAGTACAAAGCCGGACTGACTGACAAGACCGATTATAAGCGTGCTACCATTTCTCTCAACAACAGCAAAGCTACCCGTGCGGCCAACCTGGTAGTATTGAAGGCTAAGTCAGCCTACCTGAAAACGCTGATGGGTTGTCCGGATAGTGTAGACCTGCATATTGCATACGATACCCTTCAACTGGAGAAAGATGCGGTACTGGATACATTGCAGTTGCCCGATTATACACGCCGCGCGGAATACCAGTTCCTGCAAACGCAGAAGAAACTGTGGTCGGCCAACCTGCAATATGAGAAATGGTCATACCTCCCCACAATAGCCCTCAACGGAGCGTATAACATGAATTTCCAAGACAACGATTTTGCCAAGTTGTACAATATGAATTTTCCCAGTTCTTTTGCGGCGTTGACGATAACCCTTCCCATTTTCCAGGGGGGTAAGCGCAAAGCGAATATCGACCAGGCAGGGTGGCAGTTGAAGAAGACCGACTGGGACATCATCAACCTGAAAAACGCTGTCAATGCACAGTATGCACAGGCAATGGCCGGCTATAAAACCAACCTGGCTAATTACCAGGCGCTGAAAGAAAACCTGGCGTTGGCTAAGGAAGTGTATGGCATTATTGAGTTGCAGTACAAATCGGGCGTGAAGACTTACCTGGAAGTCATTACAGCAGAAACCGATCTGCGTACATCGGAGATCAATTATTACAATGCCTTATACCAGGTGCTGGCCAGCAAAATAGATGTGCAGGTAGCCCTGGGCCAAATCGTTTACTAA
- a CDS encoding ABC transporter ATP-binding protein: MAPLSSLRKYFWKYRVRFIVGTLFVVFSNYFAVLAPQITGFVVNLVQQRLPGARPVVSKPVHDVLVHRFITWVQSAQFSFGWLIAVCSLTILLLAILRGIFMFFMRQTIIVMSRHIEYDQKNEIFKHYQRLDTNFYKTHSTGDLMNRMTEDVSRVRMYTGPAIMYLINLVTLIGFCVMNMLRKDVSLTLYVLAPLPLLAITIYFVNSIINKKSERIQALLSDLTTNAQESYSGIRVIKSFVQEKAMLGFFTRNSEAYKKNAVSLARVEAIYFPSMALMIGLSTLVTILIGGVQALHDSSKIGLIVEFVIYINMLTFPVSAIGWTASMIQRASASQRRINEFLLTEPTIANLPEAQQVKVSGDIVFDAVNFIYPHTGINAVKQFSLRIAKGEKVLVLGRTGSGKTTLAQLLLRFYDPQEGKITIGGNDIRTMDLKSFRDQVSYVQQDVFLFSDTVRDNISFGLAAPASEERVMEAAAFASVHKEIQGFAKGYETMIGERGVTLSGGQKQRISIARALIKNPEIVVFDDCLSAVDAKTEHVIIGNLYRYLHDKTAIIITHRIFSSFPFHKIVVLDNGELLEMGTHEELMAANGYYAELYRLQLTEEKAEV; this comes from the coding sequence ATGGCACCTTTATCTTCTTTACGTAAATATTTCTGGAAATACCGTGTACGCTTTATAGTAGGTACCCTGTTTGTTGTATTCTCCAACTATTTTGCCGTATTGGCGCCACAGATAACCGGTTTTGTGGTGAACCTGGTACAGCAGCGATTGCCCGGCGCGAGGCCGGTTGTTTCCAAACCGGTACATGATGTGCTGGTGCACCGGTTCATCACCTGGGTGCAATCGGCACAGTTCAGTTTTGGCTGGCTCATCGCCGTTTGCAGCCTCACCATTTTATTGCTGGCCATACTGCGCGGTATTTTCATGTTCTTCATGCGCCAGACCATCATTGTCATGAGCCGGCATATTGAATACGACCAGAAGAATGAAATTTTTAAACATTACCAGCGGCTCGATACGAATTTCTACAAGACCCACAGCACCGGCGACCTCATGAACCGGATGACGGAAGACGTGAGCCGTGTGCGGATGTACACCGGTCCCGCCATCATGTACCTGATCAACCTCGTAACCCTCATTGGATTTTGCGTGATGAATATGCTGCGTAAAGATGTGTCGTTAACACTCTATGTACTGGCGCCATTGCCACTGCTGGCCATCACCATCTATTTTGTAAACAGCATCATCAACAAAAAAAGCGAAAGGATACAGGCGCTTTTGTCAGACCTCACCACCAATGCCCAGGAATCGTATTCCGGTATACGCGTGATCAAATCTTTTGTGCAGGAAAAAGCCATGCTCGGTTTCTTCACCAGGAACAGCGAAGCATATAAAAAGAATGCCGTGAGCCTGGCCAGGGTCGAAGCCATTTATTTCCCCAGTATGGCACTGATGATTGGACTCAGCACGTTGGTCACCATACTGATAGGAGGTGTACAGGCCCTGCACGACAGCAGCAAGATCGGACTGATCGTTGAATTCGTCATCTATATTAACATGCTCACTTTCCCGGTAAGCGCCATCGGGTGGACGGCCAGCATGATCCAGCGGGCTTCGGCTTCCCAAAGAAGGATCAATGAATTCCTGCTCACCGAGCCTACCATTGCCAATCTTCCCGAAGCCCAGCAGGTAAAGGTTTCCGGCGATATTGTATTCGATGCAGTAAATTTTATTTATCCGCATACCGGTATCAACGCCGTCAAACAATTCAGCTTGCGGATTGCGAAAGGAGAGAAGGTGCTGGTATTGGGCAGAACCGGCAGTGGTAAAACCACCCTTGCGCAGTTGTTGTTGCGTTTTTACGATCCGCAGGAAGGGAAGATCACCATTGGCGGCAACGATATCCGTACGATGGACCTCAAATCTTTCCGCGACCAGGTGAGTTATGTGCAACAGGATGTGTTCCTGTTCAGCGATACGGTGCGTGACAATATCAGCTTTGGACTGGCCGCACCTGCATCGGAAGAACGGGTAATGGAAGCCGCTGCTTTTGCCAGCGTACACAAAGAAATACAGGGCTTTGCCAAAGGTTATGAAACCATGATCGGAGAGCGGGGGGTAACATTAAGTGGTGGCCAGAAACAGCGGATATCCATTGCCCGCGCGTTGATCAAAAACCCCGAGATCGTAGTGTTCGACGATTGCCTGAGCGCCGTGGATGCCAAAACAGAACACGTTATTATTGGTAACCTCTACCGATACCTGCACGATAAAACCGCTATCATCATCACCCATCGCATATTCTCCTCTTTCCCTTTTCATAAGATCGTCGTGCTGGACAATGGCGAGCTGTTGGAAATGGGTACACACGAGGAACTGATGGCCGCCAATGGCTATTATGCCGAGTTATACCGGCTCCAACTGACCGAAGAAAAGGCCGAAGTATAA
- the ppsA gene encoding phosphoenolpyruvate synthase yields the protein MEKYQLIKKFHEITIDDVAVVGGKNASLGEMHSKLSSKGIPVPNGFATTAFAFEEFLKHNNLLVPMQELMGQLDKKNFTNLEKIGAEARNLVLKAALSADLELAITQAYHELCGEHLSAVAVRSSATAEDLPQASFAGQHESYLNIKGDEAVLSAVKKCFTSLYTNRAIKYREDNGFAHNKVLLSVGIQKMVRSDKASSGIIFTLEPESGFRNVIHIAGVWGLGENIVQGTVTPDEFLVFKPTLLQEKKAILQKKLGEKEKTMIYSDDENTPVVNIVTEKKKKEQYVLTDAEITKLAKWAMIIEDHYGKPMDIEWAKDGETGELFIIQARPETVHTQKNPLIVKEYKLQKKGRLLAEGEAVGSNIAIGTARILDSPQESYKLNPGEIVVTDLTSPDWDPILRKASAIITNKGGRTSHASIVAREQGVPAIVGCGNATEKISDGAVITISCCEGETGFIYEGKADFEELELDFSKISKPESTEVMLITGDPDKAFKLSFYPNDGVGLMRMEFIITHTVRIHPMALVKFKQLKDTEAKQKIEELTHSYPDKEKYFIDKLAEGIATISAAFYPKDVIVRMSDFKTNEYANLVGGKEFEPKEENPMLGFRGASRYYHESYKQGFRLECEAIRKVRDEMGLKNVKIMIPFCRTVEEGNKVIAVMKNFGLEQGSNDLEIYVMAEIPSNVLLAEKFAQVFDGFSIGSNDLTQLTLGVDRDSSTISELFNEQDEAAMEMVATVIRKAKKAGVKIGLCGQAPSDIPAFAGFLVREGIDSISFNSDALIKGIENIRKAENEIFNTLQLQTRGRLI from the coding sequence ATGGAAAAGTATCAATTAATCAAAAAGTTCCATGAAATTACTATTGACGATGTAGCAGTGGTTGGGGGCAAGAATGCATCCTTGGGCGAAATGCATTCAAAACTTTCCTCAAAGGGTATTCCTGTTCCCAATGGTTTTGCTACAACAGCGTTCGCATTCGAAGAATTCCTGAAACATAATAATCTTCTTGTACCCATGCAGGAACTGATGGGGCAGCTTGACAAAAAAAATTTTACTAATCTTGAAAAGATAGGTGCAGAAGCAAGAAACCTGGTTTTAAAAGCAGCGCTATCCGCCGATCTTGAATTGGCTATTACACAGGCATACCACGAGCTATGCGGGGAACATCTTTCAGCGGTAGCCGTTCGCAGCAGCGCTACTGCCGAAGATCTGCCACAGGCCAGTTTTGCAGGACAGCATGAATCATACCTCAATATCAAAGGAGATGAAGCGGTACTAAGCGCTGTAAAAAAATGTTTTACATCACTTTACACGAATCGGGCCATTAAATACCGGGAGGACAATGGCTTTGCCCACAACAAAGTTTTGTTATCAGTAGGAATTCAGAAAATGGTTCGGTCCGACAAAGCCTCTTCCGGCATAATATTTACCCTGGAACCTGAATCGGGCTTTCGGAATGTGATACATATTGCCGGTGTATGGGGCCTGGGAGAAAACATTGTTCAGGGAACAGTAACACCGGATGAATTCCTGGTGTTTAAACCCACCCTGTTACAAGAAAAAAAAGCTATCCTGCAAAAGAAGCTGGGAGAAAAGGAAAAAACGATGATTTACAGTGACGATGAAAATACCCCCGTAGTAAACATTGTTACCGAAAAGAAAAAAAAGGAACAATATGTACTTACAGATGCGGAAATAACAAAGCTGGCTAAATGGGCAATGATTATTGAGGATCATTATGGTAAACCGATGGATATTGAATGGGCCAAGGATGGTGAAACTGGCGAGTTGTTCATTATCCAGGCAAGGCCGGAAACTGTGCACACACAAAAGAATCCGCTTATTGTAAAGGAATATAAATTACAAAAAAAGGGACGATTGCTTGCGGAAGGAGAAGCCGTTGGCAGCAATATTGCAATTGGAACAGCAAGAATCCTGGACTCTCCGCAGGAATCATACAAATTAAATCCCGGAGAAATTGTTGTAACCGATCTTACCAGCCCGGATTGGGATCCAATTTTAAGAAAAGCTTCAGCCATTATTACTAATAAAGGCGGGAGAACAAGCCACGCCTCTATTGTTGCCCGGGAACAGGGGGTGCCGGCTATTGTAGGATGTGGAAACGCGACCGAAAAGATTTCCGATGGGGCCGTCATCACCATATCCTGTTGTGAGGGCGAAACAGGTTTTATATATGAAGGCAAAGCCGATTTTGAAGAATTGGAGCTGGACTTTTCAAAGATCAGCAAACCCGAATCTACTGAAGTGATGCTGATTACCGGAGATCCTGACAAAGCCTTTAAACTTTCTTTCTATCCCAATGACGGTGTAGGACTTATGCGGATGGAATTCATCATTACACATACCGTTCGCATACATCCGATGGCACTGGTAAAATTCAAGCAGCTAAAAGACACCGAAGCAAAACAAAAAATAGAAGAGCTGACTCATAGTTACCCTGATAAAGAAAAATATTTTATCGATAAGCTGGCCGAAGGCATTGCCACCATTTCGGCCGCTTTTTATCCAAAAGATGTCATTGTGCGGATGAGTGATTTCAAAACAAATGAATATGCTAACCTGGTGGGTGGAAAAGAATTTGAGCCGAAAGAAGAAAATCCAATGCTGGGTTTCCGGGGTGCTTCAAGGTACTATCATGAATCATATAAACAAGGCTTCAGACTGGAGTGCGAAGCCATCCGCAAAGTACGGGATGAGATGGGGCTTAAAAATGTGAAAATAATGATCCCCTTTTGCAGAACGGTAGAAGAAGGCAACAAAGTGATTGCTGTCATGAAAAATTTCGGGCTTGAACAGGGCTCTAACGATCTTGAAATTTATGTAATGGCAGAGATACCCAGCAATGTGCTGCTGGCAGAAAAATTCGCCCAGGTATTTGATGGATTTTCCATTGGTTCTAATGATCTTACCCAGCTCACTTTAGGTGTGGACAGGGATTCTTCCACCATAAGCGAATTATTCAACGAACAAGACGAAGCTGCTATGGAAATGGTAGCCACTGTAATCAGAAAAGCAAAAAAAGCAGGCGTAAAAATTGGCTTATGCGGACAAGCTCCCAGCGATATTCCGGCATTCGCAGGCTTTTTAGTAAGAGAAGGAATAGACAGCATTTCATTTAATTCCGATGCATTGATAAAAGGAATTGAAAATATCAGGAAAGCCGAAAACGAGATATTCAACACATTACAACTACAAACGCGTGGGAGGCTCATATGA
- a CDS encoding low specificity L-threonine aldolase, with the protein MIDFRSDTVTRPTPGMLAAMQSAPTGDDVFGEDPTVNRLEQLCAGLFGMEAAVFCPSGTMTNQIAIKCHTQPGDEVICDQLSHVYQYEGGGIAFNSGCSVRLLHGDRGRITAAQVKQSINADDVHKPASTLVSLENTANRGGGSCYQFTDIQEIKQVCLDNNLRLHLDGARLFNALVAKNETCQQYGTVFDSISICLSKGLGAPVGSVLIGSGVYIKKARRIRKVFGGGMRQAGYLAAAGIYALENNVARLADDHAHAQRIAAALQKKDFVGEILPVETNIIIFEVKGRFTAPGLSAILKQSNIYAIAISSTQIRFVLHLDISSSMVDETIRVIDTL; encoded by the coding sequence ATGATCGATTTCAGAAGTGATACCGTTACACGGCCTACCCCTGGCATGCTGGCAGCAATGCAGTCAGCTCCAACTGGGGATGATGTTTTTGGAGAAGACCCAACGGTAAACCGGTTGGAACAATTATGTGCCGGTTTGTTTGGCATGGAGGCGGCTGTTTTTTGCCCCAGTGGCACCATGACCAACCAGATTGCCATCAAATGTCATACACAACCGGGAGATGAAGTGATCTGCGATCAGTTGTCGCATGTTTACCAATACGAAGGAGGCGGCATTGCTTTCAACTCGGGTTGCTCGGTGCGTTTGCTGCATGGCGACCGTGGCCGTATCACGGCAGCACAAGTGAAACAGTCCATCAATGCAGATGATGTACATAAGCCGGCCTCCACATTGGTCTCTTTAGAAAATACAGCCAATCGCGGCGGTGGAAGCTGTTATCAATTTACTGATATACAGGAAATAAAACAGGTTTGTTTGGATAATAACCTCAGGCTGCACCTCGATGGGGCCCGCCTCTTCAATGCCCTCGTAGCGAAGAATGAAACCTGCCAGCAATATGGAACTGTGTTCGACAGTATTTCTATTTGTTTAAGTAAAGGATTGGGCGCCCCGGTAGGAAGTGTATTGATCGGATCCGGCGTTTATATTAAGAAAGCGCGCAGGATACGGAAAGTATTTGGCGGCGGTATGCGGCAAGCGGGCTATCTGGCAGCAGCGGGAATTTATGCATTGGAAAATAATGTAGCACGCCTGGCGGATGACCATGCACATGCGCAGCGAATTGCAGCAGCATTGCAAAAGAAAGATTTTGTAGGCGAGATTTTACCAGTTGAAACCAATATCATTATTTTTGAAGTGAAAGGCCGTTTTACCGCACCTGGTTTGTCGGCAATCCTTAAACAATCCAATATCTACGCAATTGCCATATCCTCTACACAAATCAGGTTTGTGTTGCATTTAGATATTAGTTCCTCCATGGTGGACGAAACCATTAGGGTGATTGATACTTTGTAG
- a CDS encoding universal stress protein, which produces MKTIIAPTDFSPISLNAVDYAADMALCIGANLNILHVYSIPVTMTEGPLLSTYLDDIEEEVGIRLSAIKEQMLNRLQDKIIIHVEAKLGDVVTEIEQYSNRLKPYAVVMGTESADAVDRFFLGARSFKAMNELEWPLILVPADTKFKDIKKIGFACDFRDVNESVHAEEIKQLVKEFNAELHILYVRNEPSNPEAEWETEIELRRLRKMLGATSPTFHYLTHTNIEDAIIEFAEQNKLDLLIIIPKNHDFISRLFRHSHSRHMVLHAHIPIMTIHE; this is translated from the coding sequence ATGAAAACGATTATTGCCCCAACTGATTTCTCGCCTATTTCCTTAAATGCTGTTGATTATGCTGCAGATATGGCCTTATGTATCGGAGCCAACCTGAACATATTGCATGTATACAGTATACCTGTTACAATGACTGAAGGCCCACTCCTTTCAACCTATTTGGATGATATAGAAGAGGAGGTCGGTATACGACTATCGGCTATCAAAGAACAAATGCTGAACCGGCTTCAGGATAAAATAATTATCCATGTGGAAGCAAAATTGGGCGATGTCGTTACAGAGATAGAGCAATATAGTAACCGGCTCAAACCTTATGCCGTAGTTATGGGTACTGAAAGTGCCGATGCAGTTGATAGATTCTTCCTGGGAGCCAGGAGTTTCAAGGCCATGAATGAATTAGAATGGCCGTTGATCTTAGTCCCTGCTGACACAAAATTTAAAGATATCAAGAAAATAGGATTCGCTTGTGACTTCAGGGATGTAAATGAATCTGTGCATGCAGAAGAAATAAAACAGCTTGTTAAAGAATTCAATGCTGAACTACACATACTCTATGTACGTAATGAACCCTCCAATCCTGAAGCTGAATGGGAAACAGAGATCGAATTGAGACGCCTCCGAAAAATGCTTGGAGCCACCAGCCCCACATTCCATTACCTCACCCATACTAACATAGAGGACGCGATCATTGAATTTGCCGAACAGAATAAACTAGATCTGCTGATCATCATCCCCAAAAATCATGACTTTATCAGCCGGCTTTTCCGGCACAGTCATTCAAGACATATGGTGCTGCACGCACATATTCCCATCATGACTATTCATGAATAA
- a CDS encoding GNAT family N-acetyltransferase: protein MVNIRPIAQTDNAALASIIRKALEEFGANKPGTVYYDETTDHLFETFQAEPASIYFVAEKDGALLGGAGIYPTNALPADTCELVKMYLAPAARGLGLGRQLINLCLETAKAKGFSRVYLESMPELKKAVGIYELFGFQYLTAPMGNSGHCGCGIWMLKNL, encoded by the coding sequence ATGGTTAACATCAGGCCAATAGCACAAACAGATAATGCAGCCCTTGCCTCCATCATTCGCAAGGCATTGGAAGAGTTTGGCGCCAATAAGCCCGGAACCGTTTATTACGACGAAACCACCGATCATTTATTTGAAACTTTCCAGGCTGAGCCCGCCAGCATCTATTTTGTAGCGGAAAAAGACGGAGCGCTATTGGGCGGTGCGGGCATTTATCCTACTAATGCATTGCCGGCAGATACCTGCGAACTGGTGAAGATGTACCTGGCGCCTGCTGCACGCGGATTGGGCCTCGGCAGACAGCTGATCAACTTATGTTTGGAAACCGCCAAAGCAAAAGGATTTTCAAGGGTTTATCTTGAAAGTATGCCTGAATTAAAAAAAGCAGTTGGCATTTATGAGCTATTTGGCTTTCAATACCTTACAGCTCCTATGGGAAACAGCGGGCACTGCGGCTGCGGCATTTGGATGCTGAAAAATCTGTAA
- a CDS encoding asparaginase domain-containing protein, with amino-acid sequence MIRIFITGGTFDKEYNELNGELYFKNTHMQELLEKGRCRLDVQIRTLMMIDSLEMTDEDRDLIVHQCIQCEEDKIVITHGTDTMSVTARVLAEKVKNKTIVLTGAMIPIKFGSSDGLFNLGGALAFVQTLPPGVYVAMNGRWFNWDNVRKNKQTGVFEEIK; translated from the coding sequence ATGATCCGCATCTTTATTACCGGTGGAACCTTCGATAAGGAATACAATGAACTGAATGGAGAACTTTATTTTAAGAATACCCACATGCAGGAACTGCTGGAAAAGGGAAGGTGCCGGCTGGATGTTCAGATCCGCACCCTGATGATGATCGACAGCCTGGAAATGACCGATGAAGACAGGGACCTGATCGTACACCAGTGCATCCAATGTGAAGAAGACAAGATCGTTATCACCCATGGCACCGATACCATGTCTGTAACAGCCCGTGTGCTGGCAGAAAAAGTCAAGAACAAAACGATTGTACTCACAGGGGCCATGATCCCCATCAAATTCGGTAGTTCCGACGGCCTATTCAACCTGGGCGGGGCTTTAGCATTCGTGCAAACCCTGCCGCCCGGCGTTTATGTAGCCATGAACGGCCGTTGGTTCAATTGGGATAATGTACGCAAGAACAAACAGACCGGCGTATTTGAAGAAATAAAATAG